In the genome of Rhodoplanes sp. Z2-YC6860, one region contains:
- a CDS encoding FAS1-like dehydratase domain-containing protein, which yields MLDQTAKLKDWLGRSRREDDELSTGSVRRLAALLDQDPSPYRRGVELPEAWYAILFGPTARQSIIGRDGHPKTGDDLLPPLHNTRRMFAGRRATFHKPLKVGDMVERVSTIRNVEPKTGRTGSFVLVTIVHEISAGSGVAVTEEQDLVYREDATAAADGAAKPAQQAKPKAATEQADHTVEWTPDTVQLFRYSALTYNAHRIHYDLPYAREIEGYPALVINGGLTALMLVEAARPKLAGTIAGYDARAMAPLFMGQTVLLNSRAAGDTVETWASSPEGGVHYRVNISLNKK from the coding sequence ATGCTCGATCAGACCGCGAAGCTGAAGGACTGGCTTGGCCGGAGCAGGCGCGAGGATGACGAACTGTCGACCGGCTCGGTGCGGCGGCTCGCCGCGCTGCTCGACCAGGACCCGAGCCCGTACCGCCGCGGCGTCGAATTGCCGGAGGCCTGGTACGCCATTCTGTTCGGGCCGACCGCCCGGCAGAGCATTATCGGCCGCGACGGCCATCCGAAAACGGGCGACGATCTGCTGCCGCCGCTGCACAACACGCGCCGCATGTTTGCCGGCCGCAGGGCCACGTTTCACAAGCCGCTCAAGGTCGGCGATATGGTCGAGCGTGTCTCGACCATTCGGAATGTCGAGCCCAAGACCGGCCGCACCGGCTCGTTCGTCCTGGTGACGATCGTGCATGAGATCAGCGCCGGATCGGGTGTTGCGGTCACCGAAGAACAGGATCTGGTCTATCGCGAGGACGCGACCGCCGCGGCCGATGGCGCGGCGAAGCCCGCGCAGCAGGCCAAGCCCAAGGCCGCGACCGAGCAGGCCGACCACACCGTCGAATGGACGCCCGACACGGTGCAGCTATTCCGCTATTCGGCGCTGACCTACAACGCCCACCGCATCCATTACGACCTGCCTTATGCGCGCGAGATCGAGGGCTATCCGGCGCTCGTCATCAATGGCGGGCTCACGGCGCTCATGCTGGTCGAGGCGGCACGGCCGAAGCTCGCCGGTACGATCGCGGGCTATGACGCGCGCGCCATGGCGCCGCTGTTCATGGGCCAGACCGTGCTGCTCAACAGCCGCGCGGCCGGCGACACCGTCGAGACCTGGGCGTCGAGTCCTGAAGGCGGCGTGCACTACCGCGTCAATATTTCGCTCAACAAAAAGTAA